The Zea mays cultivar B73 chromosome 7, Zm-B73-REFERENCE-NAM-5.0, whole genome shotgun sequence DNA segment ACTAACCTCCCTTTAGCTAAGAATATAGCAAAGGCAAAATTACTGATGCCATCATTTGATATGAAAATGATTAGCAACATGGAGAAGAactcgtcgtcatcctcgtctgACAGCGACGGTCCGTTGGCGCCTCCAAGGACGCTGAGAACTATGgtcaatcgatgtcgtcggtgagGCCCAGGATCCACTACTGGAATCGagcgctttgtcgagtgcctgaagcactcggcaaagcctaaaaaacactcggcaaagactttgccgagtgtgacactcggcaaagagagctcgacaaacagtacatcggcaacgacttctttgtctagtactttttatcgggcactcggcaaagactttgccgagtgccagtcagTACTCAGCAAAGAAAAGCGACCATCACGGCGCCGGATGACAGAGACggtgcctttgccgagtgttctaggtgacactcggcaaagaagttacctTTGCAGAGTGTCTCCTAATACACTTGGCAAAGAAGTTACCTCTTTATCGAGTGTCTACCGACCTGCACTCGGTAAAGGGTCCACCAGCGATGCCCtttgtcaggttctttgccgagtgctctaggaggcactcggcaaagcttgcctctttgccgagtgctagggccacaacactcggcaaagaagctttaccGGTGCCTAGGTGTTGGTTCTCTGTCGAGTGCTatggccctgacactcggcaaatcacctctttgccgagtgtaacactcgacaaagtgaccaATATAcacatttttatttgttttttctattccatccaaacaaacaaaagatatcacatatacgtcacagatatcacatatacataacatatatcatcactgacataagtatccaacacaaacataagtatccaagttctcaacacaaacataagtatcaagaacataagtctcaatttctcacataagtatccaacacaaacataagtatccaacacaacaTTACCAACAAGTTCTGAAGTCTCAAGTATCTCATAAGTCTCAACACTAAGAACATAAGTCTCATCGAGGTGGGTGGCTGGACTGGTGCGGCGATGGGCTGGcggatccatgagggttgttggatgccgcccagattgtccctgcatagagaagagattgcatgtgttatactagatgcattaccaacatctaactacaattttgatactcataggAGTATGGAATAGAGTAGGGTCAACtatagggaacaatggaggtggcaaaGCGAAACCctatgcggcgccaaggctctgcatgtactggaacatctccgccatcctctgctgatctgccaggcgggcctcccgctccgcctcccgcttcgccattatcctcgcctctatctcttgacgttccctcctctcttcttctagctaggtctgtaatattccaagccaatgttataataactcaaagagaaggtatagaactcaaggaatgacgagttatagaagcactaacctcgagttgttgtatgcgatgctgtgagttgTCCTACTGAGGtcttatggctggactcgagcccatgctccttgctcgcacctgagacagagtgggagtggacgacgagtcgattgccccgtctgcaatccagtaccgcccatgtctcttgcctcctccgaccctcatgaggacatcggggtcgatctgctcggtcctcggatcgtattctgggccatggacctccggtGCCATGGCGGTGTAGCCATGAAGGCGGCTGTAGATGGCGGGGTTGTTGTACGCCTTGGGCCCGTCATCCggattgtaggtgacgtcggacgtcaccttgcccttatgggtcatagcataggccgagaagatggagcaaggctggccaccatgtgacgccaactgcaagaaaaccaacgagatagttagaaataatatctaatccagtgttatatacctaaataaaaaagagggcgtacccatgcatctgcatattggcctaggctacggttgccttgatggtgggagggaccttgcatcatcagacgCCGTTCCCGGCAAGCGTTgtgtgcctcgtcccactcaggcgagcaccacctatccaccatctgctcccagcacagaggacgtggcacaccaatatggaatcatctacaaagtaaaaacGTAcattgcatatcagaagataaaattaaggaaAAATTAAAGTGTTGTATATTAAAGTGTTGTATttacactacaagaaactgataaatgttaAGTTCgatggtacccacgttcttaaggttaagttcgacggtacccacgttcttaatgttaagttcgacggtacccacgttcttaaggttaagttcgacggggccgtcgaacttacctcTCTAAGTTtgtccaaaaatcgccgtcggctatattcgtccgtaaacccacgttcttacggtaagttcgacggcttattacattaagttcgacagtttttcacccacgttctttaaccagtttcctatagtgttacctgcaggtactggtccctggtcaacaacatggttcgggcttgctgcttggtcaccttctccccaaggatggagccgtggtagctgacgatggcgTGAATTCGTgcatcgtagtgcatgtccacgacaagcttcttacagctcgtggtggccaccacatccgccctagcctcgtatccaaccTCGCATATGAAGAAATCTTGCATACAAAGACAATGTATCCATAtattatttcaagaatgtgctACGAATGTGACACATTTTACATTATAGTAAGACTTACCcagagctcttgcttcacccgctccgccttattGTTGAATTCCCTGCCATCccagtctactgcatcgggggcaacGGTGTAGTGGTCGAAGatgtaggctgggcccgtcactccagcatactcaaccagtccagggaagtgttccctacacagcaggccgaggatgccattggggttgcgaagatgacccccagcattctccacaaccatccaagacctgtccaagtgataaataaaaattattagtttatattatgattttgaacacataatatgaactaccatggagaacataaagttacatgcctctccccatccagccgAATCATCGGCTGCCTGTCCCAAAGTATGGGACGCTAAGGGAgaatcgcgggacctcgcagttaGACGTTCCTTGAACCTGAGGCGCCAGAACCTGAGGCATCCTGCTGAGCGTCATTGTCATCCTGCTGCTGGACGTCATCATCCTGCTGCACCGCCTGCTGCTGGACATCGTCGTCCTATTGTGCCTCCTCCGTCGTCCTGCTCCTCGTCCCcatcctcctcctcagccaaccgcccaccatctttgtccaacaacctacagttaagagtaaacaaataagcacatataaaaatatgtatttagaaatagGTGTGAAATAAAAAaactatagcattacatcgattaaaaataatcttcatatgtgtcaggGTTAGCCAAAtcttaactctcatcatcactatcaaccatttcatagtcaacaccatctgaaggtgcaagttcgtcattaatgtcattgccttcaaggattactaagtcgttatcattttgcacctcatcctcctcctcatcaacaaccatttcaatatctacttccattccgatagcttcggttaagtctatcgcaAATagaccttctagcccatcttcttggaagaactctccatcatatgtgtccgggtctaagttataatcttcatcattAGGAACAGGTAATCTaccatgcggcgataccttatacacaacatcctagcccttaagatgttcttttgtttggcacgcatatgggagataatacacttgtgtggcctgttgggccacaatatagacatcgtctcctggtaaggtggaatcttatcgaattttgactatcccaagattagaatgtgtacgtctcgtcacttgagggtcaaaccaatgacatttgaatatcactggagtaagaggtttggaaccatgaaaattgagttcatatatttcttcgattcgtccaaaataatcgacatcgtctagaccgggcgtaaagactccagaacacgttgtttttcgattgggccgactttgctcatagtttgttgtgcgaaaacggtatccattgacgtcatatccagaatatttcttgaccctataagcaaagtcgttggctacttgtctcaactcggcactcatagacggatctctttggccctgcaagtattcacaagttaaaagacgctaaattgagttaatAAAAggatctctttgacaaactaagcatgtaccttacgtttgaaccaggaaatgaaatcggccaattcatttctcgcaccctttctaagaagagtatcatattcctgtggagttgggtcccttgatcgacacaagaattcatgaagaaattgttccatgtatggcgtcacctctttaaggttggtcaatacatatagcatgatatgtcgccactcttcatgtgtaagggtcttggtggtcaaaccacttgcgcttccgagttggcctcgaaatatgttgaggttcgattcattgctaCCATCATTGTaatgagggggtggattatgcacgctcggtagTTTGTCAccgtagtaagttgttgtgaagtttgacacctcctctagaatgtatgcctctgcaatggaagcctcatttttgcatttatttctacatttcattcgaatagtctttatacatctctcgattggataacaccaacgtccctgcacgggcaccCCCATTCGTGTCTCATAGGGGAGATTAAAAATCAaatgttgcattggattgaagaagccgggtggaaatatcttctcaagcttacacagtaacacaggtgctaatctttccaagtctgcaaccacggtccgagataactcttttgcacaaagctggcggaagtaATAGCTCAACTATGAAAGCGCTAGCCATACATGCTCAGGgatatagcctcgaaccatcgcaggaagaatatgttcaatccatatgtggaagtcatgactcttcatccctaagactcgcagagtagataagttcaccccctactcaggttagctgcatacccatcagggaacatcaacatcttgatccactgaagtacttccttcctctgggccctgcttaggacgaaatcggccttaggccttctccatgtctttccaccactaggcggcttcatctcttggtttggtctatcacataacgctgccagatctactcttgcctttacgttatcctttgacttatcaggaatgtccataattgttgaccAAAGTGcatcggcaacattcttttcagtgtgcatcacgtcaatgttgtgtggaaggagcaggtcgtcatagtaGGGGaaccgagtcaagcccgacttatgtgtccacatatgctactcaccatatcccacaaaaccaccttctgtattagccacgagcccatctatctattgatgaatttcggcaccagtcatcgttgcagatgGGTGGTCTGTCacaacgacacctttcgtaaagttcttgatgtctaggcgaaaTGGATGGTTAGGAGGgacaaattgtcgatgtttattgaacgacgaatatttgccaccctttttcaaccaaatgaacctaagagcttccttgcaaactgagcatgggaacttaccgtgaacacaccaggcgcagaatagcccatacgacagtaagtcatgcatggagtactggtaccaaacatgcattttgaagtttgtcttcgtagctcggtcatacgtccataccccttcctcccaagcacttataattcatcgatcaaaggctccatgtacacacccattttattccccgggtgtccgagaattatcaacgacacaaatatattctacctttgaaagcacacaccagggggagattgattgggataacaaacacgggccaacatgtgtacggggtagcgctcattccatagggattgaacccatctgtggccagtgcAACACGTACATTATGAGCCTCTTcgtctttctcatggtgaatggcatcaaagtgcttccatgcttcaccatcggatgcgtgcaccatcttgtcaggattgtatcgtttttcaTTTTTGtgtcatgtcatctgtttcgcggatccctcggtcatgtatagacgctggatcctcagtatgaatggaaggtgtcgtaggattgtcaaggggatgttgagctgcctcttctgtccatcaccaaagtctacctccatgaacctagacgatttacacttcggacagtactttgcctcctcaTATTTTTTCCTAAATAGcatgcagcccttcggacaagcatgtatatgctcatacgtcatcttgagtgcacaaaggggtttctgtgcctcgtacatgctctttggcagaacgtgatcctccgaaagcaggctgccaataaccgtcaacaagccatcgaatgcgtctcgactcatgttgtactgcgacttgaacgccattacatgcccaatggcatccagttgagaaacctttgtgtgaccgtgaaggggcttctgtgccatgTCAAACATGTCATAAAACGCCTTTGCAGTCAGCTCTGGCTCGTCGTCCGTACATCCTCCGGcgtactgtgcctcgtgatagtcgttcaacatatctgttACCCCCGCATCGACATCATAATGCTCGACgcattgtctcagcacctcctctctcgtacgatgcgcttcaccatgaaagatccaccgagtatagcccgtcgtaaatccattcttccaaatatgttctaccatggacttatttgattttcttttccggttggcacatttgctgcacgggcatgggactagactcgctcctttagcagcttcgccatatgctcattccacgaaatcatcggtctttctaatctatttaggggtgacatcattccttTCTACAcgacccgtgtacatccactcacagtcctccatcctctaaaaaATTAATAGAACTCTATCaacaaaaaaattcggcagcacctcccctacacGGGGAGGtgtccaaaacctgcaaatagaaGTAGCAACACGATGGCTGACAACCACGCAtatttcaacggcacgatggccgacaatcacatCTATATATATTCAATCCACTACATAGCCACATGCAAACTACATTTATATTTTAATCGAATCATTGCTGAGTGCCGAGTGCTATCACTTAATATCAAACCTAACAATTTCATATAATGTAGACCAACTACATATAACTATATGTAATCATTTCATATAACCTAATAATAATCGAATCAATCACATGTAATTTCATATAACAATATTAGAAATGTATACCTTAGCCGAGAAGGATGGCGGAGATGGCGGGGTGTCCGGAGATTGACAGGGTCGAGGGCAGGATTGGCGGGGAGATGGCCGGAGCGGCGGTGGTTGGCGGAGATGGCGCGACGGGGAGGATGTCCGCTGATTGGCGGGGTCGAGGGCAGGATTGGCGGGGAGATGGCGTGGTGGCGGCGGCACACGGGGGTGGcgaggcacggcggggcgggTGGCGGTGCGTGGGGGTGGCAGCGCGTGTAGCAGGCGGTGGGCACAGGGACAGCGGGCGGCGACGTGCAGTCTTTGAGTTAGAGTGAGCGAAGAGGAAGACGGCGACCGTAATATTcaccggctttgccgagtgccagatcgtggGCACTCGATAAAgattttttttaatttaaaaatagaatttgccgagtgtcctgggcccgacactcgacaaagttatctttgccgagtgttcgctgccaagcactcgacaaagactgcaTTTAGGGTTTccaaaaaaactttgccgagtgccccacgTCTGGCACTCGATAAAGAATTCTTTGCCTAGTGCCATTcttgaacactcggcaaagtatattttattgtttttgttttccttaccaaactttttgtgttatgttgctatactatgtagacctacatgtaccattttagcACAATTATAAAATTGATtcttataactattagattttgttcTTTTAATTGAATTTTCTCAGAAAATTCAGATTCGAACTGCAAGTCAACCAAAACATGTAGAATCGTGCATGCAATAATGATATCCATGGTAGataacacaagttacgaccgatttcaggaatataccggaatcttcgagcaccatgctcactaaacatgaccgtgaacttgtcatccaattgtttaaaaattgtaaaaaacacaaacaaagttagaaaatcatgaaacttgtccacatgtcatgatatcatatgtaaagGCTGCGATAAAAACTTGAGAATGTTTCAAGAAAgttgtgacgcactatgtgtagaaacttaAGTgacctacacatgaaatcatagagtttcaatgtagaccggctaggtttctacatatagtgcctcacaactttctcgaaacattctcaaatttttatcacaacctctacatatgatatcatgacatgtggacaagtttcatgattttctgactttgtttgtgttctttacaatttttaaacaactaggtggcaagttcacggtcatgtttagtaagcatggtgctcgaagattccggtctgttcctgaaatcggtcgtaacttgtgctaaataacatacatatcatttttgcatgcacggttttccatgtttcgagttacttacagttcaaatctgaattatccgaggAAATTCCATtgaacgaactaaatctaatagttatagaaaacacttttataattgtgcgaaaatggtacatgtaggtctacatagtgtaggaacttaCCACAAAATGTTTGGTTGGGAAAAGAAAaagtaaaaatatactttgccgagtgtccaaaaaCGGCACTCGACATAGCATGCTCTGTCGAGTGTCAACCGGTTGACATTAGGCCAAgaaacttctttgtcgagtgccaactCTCGGCGCTCGGTAAAGATAACGACCGTCAGCTATATAGACGGCTGCTGACGgtcctttgccgagcgccacTGTTTGACGAGTGTTTGGCGTTCAGCAAAGATTTATTTGCCGAGTGTATTTCTGTgccgagagtcctgctctcggtaaatgtgctcgttaccgagagcaggactttgccgagtgcggcacttGGCAAAGACCCGACAGAAAGCACTGGGCAAAGCGCCAAGCACTTGGCAAAGAGCCAGATTCCGGTAGTGATCTTGGAGTGCGCATATATGTGACTGCGGTTGCCGAGGTCGTGTCGTGGCTGGCTGCTAGCCCACTGGGGTTTGGCACCAGGGCGGTCGGCCGGGGCTGATGTGGCTGCCAGGGCCATGGCTGGCTGCTGGGATGATGTTGCTGgctgccggggcggctgagcgggGGCCGATGCTGCTGACTGGGCTAGCTGTGGCTGGTTGTTGGGGCTGCTGCGGCTGCCGGGCTGGACGAGAAGGGAGCCAGCTACAGCGGGTGCAAGTTACCAAGCTAGACGGGTAGTGCACGACGAAGATGAcgactatagatggccaaacgggcggcCCGGCTCGGCACGGCACTGGCACGGCCAGGCACGACACGGTTAGGGCACGACCTGTTTGGCCTGTTTAACAGTCgtgccgtgccggcacggcacTAGTGCCTAAGACCAAGCCTAAGCACGGCACTAAGCCTTCTTAGCCGTGCCGGCACGGTGGGCTCGATCGACCCGTAGTGCTAGGGCCAGCCCGAGCACTACGCCATAGAAACTCATACATTCATAAATACAGTTAAAGCATACTAAAATATATAATATTAAGCTGTTTAGTGCAATGGCTGCCTTATTAAAAACTCACCCTTGTGAGAAAACCCTAGATAGGAAAAAAGAGCCCACAGCTTATTTAGTGTTCTTACATAGTTCTTACATATCAAAGAcaatgtttagagtttagttaCAGCCACATCAACTGAAATAAGATGAAACTAGCTAaataagagcaactccaaaagactGGGTATATGATTTTGTAAAGGTAAATTTAGCTAATATTAAAAGAAAATTGTATCCAATAGACTCTGTAAACGACTCTTCAAATTTAGTGGCTCTCTATTTCTCCATCTTCGCTCTCCAATTTTGGATAGCCTGCTTCACTCTCTATTCAGTCCGTAGGTTTACCGAGTCTGTTGGATTAGCCTATATTTTTTCTCTAAAATCTATTTTAGAGAGTAGCTAAATCAGTAAATTTGGCTAGTCTTTTTAGCTaatctcttggagttgctctaagatcAGTCTTCGACATGTAGTAGAGTagattagggtttagggttcaAACACAGACCACAAGTAAATATCACAAATTAAGCACTTACCAGTGTCTAAACGTGCTTTTGAGATAATCAGGCCTAAACGTGCTTTTGAGATAATCGGGTCGTGCCCGTACCGGCCCACCGTGCTCAACACTCGGCCTAGGTACGACACTAGCCAACGACCCGTGCCGGTACGAACCCGGCTCCAACCGTGCCTTGCCATGCCTAGGCACTATAGGCCGTGTCGTGCTCCAGGCCGACTCGATTAGGCCGGCACTATTGACCATCTATAAGACCCGTGCCGGTACGGGCCCGGCTCCAACCATGTCGTGGCACTATAGGCCGTGTCGTGCTCCAGGCCGGCTCGATTAGGCCAGCACTATTGACCATCTACAAGGACGACAAGCGCGAGTGTGGATAGCATACTGGTATCGCGCTTGGGCAATTTGAAACGGGGAGGGAGCATGAGACTGATAGTGATAGCAACAGAGAGGTGGGGTCACGTGAGGGCGCCGTTAGCGGCGGCGGCTCAGTCTGGAGCATCGCGATAGATCGTATTGTGAGCGTTTATGTATGTTGGATGAACATCGTGCGACTGAGAAAAAGGGCGACGTGGAAGCACTAGCAGCCAAGTTTGCGCTGCGCTTTAATAtatagaaagaaagaaagaacgaTTGCTGTCTAGGAAAAGCTCGGCGGCCGCTCCCAAAAGGCCAAAACACAAGCCTCCAAGAACTAAGGCCAAGAGAAGCAACAACGGCCATGACTACATCTCCTGTTCCTTCCCAAGCCGACCACGTTGCCATCTTCCCGCTCATGGCGAAAGGCCACACCATGCCGCTGCTGGACCTCGCCTGCGTCCTGCGCGGCCGGGGACTCGCAGCCGTCACCTTCGTCACAACCCCGGGCAACGCCGCCTTCGTCCGCGCCGCTCTGCGGCAGGGCGGGGCCGGCGACGCGGCCGTCCTGGAGCTGGCGTACCCGGCCAGCAGCGCGCCCGCGGGCGGTGAGGGCGCCGAGGGCGTCGCCTCGGCGGCCTCCTTCGCTGCGTTCGCGGAGGCCACGTCGGCGCTCCGGCCGCGGTTCCAGGAGGCGCTCGcggcgctgcgcccgcccgcgagcctcctcgtcgccgacggcttCCTGTACTGGGCGCACGCGTCGGCCGCCGCGCTCGGCGTCCCGAGCGTGTCGTTCCTCGGCACGTCTGCGGTCGCGCACGTCGTCCGGGAGGCGTGCGTGCGGGACAGACCGGGAGCCGGTGCCGACGTCGGCGCATCCGCTGGCGCCACCACGTGCTACACGGTGCCGGAGTTCCCGCACCTCCAGTTCTCCCTCCGCGACCTCGTGCCGCCGCCGCCACAGATGATACACCTGGATGCTAAGATGGCGGCGGCCGTCGCGGCGAGCCGCGGCCTCATCATCAACACCTTCCGTCAACTCGAAGGCCGCTACATAGAGCACTGGAACCAGCACATCGGGCCTAGGGTCTGGCCTATAGGCCCTCTGTGTCTGGCCCGGCAATCCTACTCCCCCGGCGGCACCGGCAGTCAACAACGACACGACGCCAAGCCCTCCTGGATGCAGTGGTTGGACGACATGGCGGCTGCCGGGAAGCCTGCAGTGTACGTCTCACTGGGGACGCTGGCATCCATATCACAGGCGCAGCTGAAAGAGGTGTCCGACGGGCTAGACAGTGCCGGGGTGAATTTCCTGTGGGCTGTGCGGCGGCCTGACAACGCCGATGATCTTGGCACGGGGTACGAGGACCGTGTTGTTGGACGAGGCAAGGTGGTCAGAGAATGGGTGGACCAACGGCGGGTCCTCCGGCACCCAAGCATCCGAGGATTTCTAAGCCACTGCGGGTGGAACTCGGTGCTGGAGAGTGTCGCCGCGGGTGTCCCCTTGGTAGCATGGCCGTGCGACTTCGAACAGCCTATGAACGCGAAGTTCGTCGTCGATGAGCTGCGCATCGGCGTTAGGGTCCATACCAGCGACGGAGCGGTTGGAGGTTTGGTCAAGAGCGAGGAGATCGCGACGGCGGTCAAGGAGCTCATGTTTGGGGAGGCAGGAAAGGCGATGGCACTGAGAGCGAAAGGGATAGCAGCACAGGCTCGGCTAGCCGTGTCAGATGGTGGGTCGTCATGGAAGGAGGTCGAGGAGATGATTAGTGAGCTACGTCTACGTGGGGTAGATATGAATGGAAAAGCCAACGGAGGTACCTGTGCAAGCATACTGTAGTACCGTACAAGGGATAACTCAAAAAGAAATGGTGTGTTGGATCTTTGCACTACTTTGGTTCTGACTTCTGAACCTCTGCTGTAGCTCCTTTTCTAAAGTGCTTTTTGTAAAGAAAGTTCTCCTGTGGCCACCAGAGCAAAAGCAAGTTTTCAAGCCGAATTTGTACGATTGGAAAACAAATCTATGAATTGGATTTGGAAAGACTATAACATAAAACTGAATACATATTAGGCTATCTCCCGCAACTCTCTTATCTCCTTTTATATTTTAAAATATACTTTGTAAACAATATTATCTACAGTACAAAATATTATTTtatatagttatatacataaTAGAAAGCTTAATGAGAGTAAAATTACAGTAGAAACCCACTTTCAAAGAAATAGTCCAATATACTACCACTACAGGAaaacacttaattcccgtcggcctaaaaccgacgggaataagccctaaaccgacgggaataagtaattcccgtcggtttagggcttattcccgtcggtttcaggccgacgggcgtcccttgtcggggataaggttatccccgtcagcagctgacgggaataattaattcccgtcggctagatagtggccgacgggaattacgtctaattcccgtcggttctggaggccgacgggagttattgattaattcccgtcggttccctaggccgacgggagttattaattaattccctTCGGCCccacgtggccgacgggaattaactgggccgacgggagttaatagttaattcccgtcggttcgaccatagccgacgggaattaactgggccgacgggaattactgtatactgctacaaaaacagcactaaattctgtcactatttctgcacacataacatatatcaaacataatcacatataacagccacattgcaaacacatgtagagatacgacatccacaaacacatgcatttagacatagtgcatttataattaaaacatccaccaacgtgtacgacatagtattcaaacat contains these protein-coding regions:
- the LOC103632693 gene encoding UDP-glycosyltransferase 90A1, which codes for MTTSPVPSQADHVAIFPLMAKGHTMPLLDLACVLRGRGLAAVTFVTTPGNAAFVRAALRQGGAGDAAVLELAYPASSAPAGGEGAEGVASAASFAAFAEATSALRPRFQEALAALRPPASLLVADGFLYWAHASAAALGVPSVSFLGTSAVAHVVREACVRDRPGAGADVGASAGATTCYTVPEFPHLQFSLRDLVPPPPQMIHLDAKMAAAVAASRGLIINTFRQLEGRYIEHWNQHIGPRVWPIGPLCLARQSYSPGGTGSQQRHDAKPSWMQWLDDMAAAGKPAVYVSLGTLASISQAQLKEVSDGLDSAGVNFLWAVRRPDNADDLGTGYEDRVVGRGKVVREWVDQRRVLRHPSIRGFLSHCGWNSVLESVAAGVPLVAWPCDFEQPMNAKFVVDELRIGVRVHTSDGAVGGLVKSEEIATAVKELMFGEAGKAMALRAKGIAAQARLAVSDGGSSWKEVEEMISELRLRGVDMNGKANGGTCASIL